In the Siphonobacter curvatus genome, one interval contains:
- a CDS encoding efflux RND transporter periplasmic adaptor subunit codes for MKVTYLLAISLFVVACSQKKEGLEGKRAELAELKQKQAELTGQIKTLEGEIAKLDPKKAEETKVKAVSVTPLQPSTFEHLIEVQGTVDAKNNVQVSPQASGVIKAIYVKEGDAVSVGTPLAKIDDAILRESVEETKNQLSLASTLYEKQKRLWDQQIGTEIQYLQAKNNKEALEKRIATLQVQLNQSKVTSPIAGTVDQVDGKVGMMATPGVSILRVVNLSSLKVMAKVADTYAANIRRGDAVTIKLPDLNKEMKAKLSFVATTVDPLSRTFTIEATLPPSKELKPNMLAQVLINDVTKTNALVIDQNLIQNTENGQIVYVAITEGNRKVAKARPVKTGLSYNGKIEITEGLQAGDALITVGYQELTDGQAVSY; via the coding sequence ATGAAAGTCACATACTTACTTGCTATTTCCCTCTTCGTTGTTGCCTGTTCCCAAAAAAAAGAAGGGCTGGAAGGCAAAAGAGCCGAACTGGCTGAATTAAAGCAAAAACAGGCCGAGCTAACGGGCCAGATTAAAACGCTGGAGGGTGAAATTGCCAAGCTTGACCCCAAAAAAGCGGAAGAAACCAAAGTGAAGGCCGTTTCGGTAACGCCTTTGCAACCCAGTACCTTCGAACACTTGATTGAGGTGCAGGGTACGGTGGATGCCAAGAACAACGTGCAGGTAAGTCCCCAGGCTTCGGGTGTTATCAAAGCCATTTACGTCAAGGAAGGCGATGCCGTCAGCGTGGGAACGCCGCTGGCTAAAATCGACGATGCCATTCTGCGGGAATCCGTGGAAGAAACCAAAAACCAGCTTTCGCTGGCCAGTACCCTGTACGAAAAACAGAAACGCCTCTGGGATCAGCAGATCGGTACGGAGATTCAGTATCTCCAGGCTAAAAACAACAAGGAAGCCCTGGAAAAACGGATTGCGACACTGCAGGTACAACTGAATCAGTCGAAGGTTACTTCTCCCATCGCTGGTACGGTCGATCAAGTCGATGGTAAAGTGGGCATGATGGCAACGCCGGGGGTAAGTATACTCCGCGTGGTCAATTTGAGCAGTCTGAAAGTAATGGCGAAAGTGGCCGACACCTACGCCGCCAACATTCGCCGGGGCGACGCCGTGACCATCAAGCTTCCGGATCTGAACAAAGAAATGAAAGCAAAACTCAGCTTCGTTGCCACTACGGTAGATCCCCTCTCGCGAACCTTCACCATTGAAGCAACCCTCCCCCCCAGTAAGGAACTCAAACCCAATATGCTGGCCCAGGTACTCATCAATGATGTTACGAAGACCAATGCACTGGTGATTGACCAGAACCTGATTCAGAATACCGAAAACGGTCAGATCGTATACGTGGCCATTACCGAAGGCAACCGGAAAGTAGCCAAAGCCCGGCCCGTGAAAACGGGCTTGAGCTACAATGGGAAGATCGAAATTACGGAAGGCCTGCAAGCCGGTGATGCCCTCATCACGGTGGGCTACCAGGAGTTAACGGACGGACAAGCGGTTAGTTACTAA
- a CDS encoding efflux RND transporter permease subunit, with the protein MKFEEYKTLGFTNWCVENRTTVYIFTVIITLAGFLVYTNLPKEQFPDIKVPQVYINTVYFGTAPADIENLINKPIEKQLKSLSGVKSVKSNALNDVSVILVEFLPEVNSEVALQRVRDAIDKSKQDLPAELDAGPTAQNVEFSEFPIMNVNLAGNFPLQKLKDYAEDLQDAMEGLPEISRVDIVGALEREIQINVDLPRMRSTGLSFYDIQQAVQGENINISGGELNVDNVRRTLRVKGEFTDVAQMRELQIRTSTGATVRLGDVADVEDSYEERQDFARLDNKAVVTLNVIKRAGTNLISASEGIEKIIEEYKQDRFPAGLKVQITADQSERTKADIHDLINTVILGFIFVVLVLMFFMGVRDAIFVGLSVPLSTLVAFVCFPLVGPLIGSAFTLNTLVLFAFLLGLGIVVDDAIVVIENTHRLFNQHKDWDIKQAVKAAAGEVFVPVLSGTLTTIAPFFPLLFWPGIVGEFMKFLPITLIITLFASLFVAYVMNPVFAVSFMTRHDEQHGEHVQKQHWQELRKPTFAMLALALVGYLINRGVGNFFVFLLLLYYFNHFILTPRILVPFQENILPKLQHGYRRLVSWVIQGWRPVLAVVAAFSLLIVAIVATAIRQPKVVFFPSGEPDYIYIYNVMPVGTDAVVTDSVTKEIERRVFKILADNQATKAVNSVISNVGKNAGDPFNPDRSDTPHKSKVTVAFVKSTDRGDISSQAILEKVRNAMQGIPGTEISVEREQNGPQTGKPIQVEIAGDEFEPLMKIEKEFRQKLKESGITGIDQLKSDLITNKPEIIVQIDRTKAQREGISSQQIAGAIRTALFGLEISKFRDAKDEYPIMLRLKPDDRSQIERLLSQDVVYRDMNLGGQLRQVPLSSVANISYSTTFSQINRKNQERVITLSSDVVPGANANEINVQLQQVINQMELPNGYTMALGGEQEAQAETSNFLGGAFLGAILLIYLVLATQFNSAVKPVIIFSTILLSLIGVLLGFTIFNQTFSVIMSGVGIFALAGIVIKNGILLIEFTEELRQRGFPLRQAIIEAGGIRMTPVLLTASAVILGLIPLAIGLTVDFASFFSDFNPHIVIGGDSAVFWNILAWTIIYGVIFSTVLTLIVVPCLYYINERVRMKWFGKVDPAEGKPLPESAEMAI; encoded by the coding sequence ATGAAATTTGAAGAATACAAAACCCTCGGTTTTACCAACTGGTGCGTAGAAAACCGAACGACCGTATACATCTTCACGGTCATCATTACGCTGGCGGGGTTTCTGGTGTACACGAACCTGCCCAAGGAGCAGTTCCCGGACATCAAGGTTCCGCAGGTGTACATCAATACGGTCTACTTCGGTACGGCTCCGGCGGATATTGAAAACCTCATCAATAAACCCATCGAGAAGCAGTTGAAGTCGCTTTCGGGGGTCAAGTCAGTCAAGTCGAATGCCTTGAATGATGTGTCGGTCATTCTGGTGGAATTTTTGCCGGAAGTGAATTCGGAAGTCGCCCTCCAACGAGTACGCGACGCCATCGACAAATCGAAACAGGATTTACCCGCCGAACTCGACGCCGGACCGACGGCTCAGAACGTCGAGTTTTCGGAGTTCCCGATCATGAACGTCAACCTGGCGGGTAATTTCCCCCTGCAGAAACTCAAGGATTACGCCGAGGACTTGCAGGATGCCATGGAAGGCCTGCCCGAAATCAGCCGCGTGGATATTGTCGGAGCCTTGGAGCGGGAAATTCAGATCAATGTGGACTTGCCCCGCATGCGATCCACGGGATTGAGCTTTTATGACATTCAGCAGGCCGTTCAGGGTGAAAACATCAACATTTCGGGCGGCGAGTTGAATGTGGATAACGTGCGGCGTACGCTTCGCGTGAAGGGTGAATTTACCGACGTAGCCCAAATGCGGGAGTTACAGATTCGCACGTCTACGGGAGCAACGGTTCGTTTGGGCGATGTAGCTGACGTAGAGGACAGCTACGAAGAACGGCAGGATTTCGCCCGTCTTGACAACAAGGCGGTCGTTACGCTCAACGTAATCAAACGAGCCGGAACGAACCTGATCTCCGCTTCCGAAGGCATCGAAAAGATCATCGAAGAGTACAAACAGGATCGTTTTCCGGCGGGTTTGAAGGTACAGATTACCGCGGATCAGTCCGAGCGAACCAAAGCCGACATTCACGATCTCATCAATACCGTCATCCTCGGTTTCATTTTCGTGGTACTGGTTCTGATGTTCTTCATGGGCGTTCGGGATGCCATTTTTGTGGGACTTTCGGTACCGCTTTCGACGCTGGTTGCGTTTGTTTGCTTCCCGCTCGTAGGTCCGCTGATTGGCTCGGCCTTTACGCTGAATACGCTTGTACTCTTCGCGTTTTTGCTCGGCTTAGGGATCGTGGTGGATGATGCCATCGTAGTGATTGAAAACACCCACCGCCTCTTCAATCAGCATAAGGACTGGGACATCAAGCAGGCCGTAAAAGCCGCCGCCGGTGAAGTATTCGTACCCGTACTTTCGGGTACACTCACGACGATTGCTCCCTTCTTTCCGCTGTTATTCTGGCCGGGCATCGTGGGTGAATTCATGAAATTCCTGCCCATCACGCTCATCATTACGCTCTTTGCTTCGTTATTCGTTGCCTACGTGATGAACCCCGTCTTTGCGGTAAGCTTCATGACCCGGCACGACGAGCAGCACGGCGAGCACGTACAGAAACAACACTGGCAAGAACTTCGCAAACCCACGTTTGCTATGCTGGCCCTGGCACTGGTGGGCTATTTGATCAACCGGGGTGTGGGTAACTTTTTCGTGTTCCTGCTGCTGCTGTACTATTTCAATCATTTCATCCTGACGCCGCGGATTCTGGTACCTTTCCAGGAAAACATCCTGCCGAAACTACAGCATGGCTATCGGCGACTGGTCAGCTGGGTGATTCAGGGCTGGCGTCCCGTATTGGCCGTTGTCGCGGCCTTCAGCTTGTTGATTGTGGCGATCGTCGCTACGGCGATTCGGCAACCTAAAGTGGTCTTTTTCCCCAGCGGCGAACCCGATTACATCTACATCTACAACGTGATGCCAGTAGGTACGGATGCCGTCGTAACCGATAGCGTCACGAAGGAAATCGAGCGGCGGGTCTTCAAGATTCTGGCGGATAATCAGGCCACGAAAGCCGTGAACTCCGTTATTTCCAACGTGGGTAAGAATGCGGGAGATCCCTTCAACCCCGACCGTTCGGATACGCCGCATAAATCGAAAGTGACCGTTGCGTTTGTGAAAAGTACCGACCGCGGGGATATCTCTTCGCAGGCGATTCTGGAAAAAGTACGCAACGCCATGCAGGGCATTCCGGGTACGGAAATCTCGGTGGAACGCGAGCAGAACGGACCGCAAACGGGGAAACCCATTCAGGTAGAAATTGCCGGCGATGAATTCGAGCCGCTGATGAAGATTGAAAAGGAATTTCGGCAGAAGCTCAAGGAATCGGGCATTACGGGAATCGATCAGCTGAAATCCGACCTGATTACCAACAAACCCGAAATCATCGTACAGATTGACCGGACCAAGGCCCAACGCGAAGGCATCAGTTCCCAGCAGATTGCCGGAGCCATCCGTACGGCCTTGTTTGGTTTAGAAATCAGCAAGTTCCGGGATGCGAAAGATGAGTATCCGATCATGCTTCGCCTGAAGCCCGACGACCGCAGTCAGATCGAACGCTTGCTGAGTCAGGACGTGGTATACCGCGACATGAACCTGGGTGGCCAACTGCGGCAGGTACCGCTATCGTCGGTAGCCAACATCAGCTACTCCACCACGTTCAGCCAGATTAACCGAAAAAATCAGGAGCGGGTCATTACGCTGAGTTCGGACGTAGTTCCCGGAGCTAACGCCAACGAAATCAACGTTCAGCTCCAACAGGTGATTAACCAGATGGAATTGCCCAACGGCTATACGATGGCTCTGGGCGGTGAACAGGAAGCTCAGGCCGAAACCTCCAACTTTCTGGGCGGTGCGTTTCTGGGAGCCATTCTGCTGATTTATCTGGTACTGGCCACGCAGTTTAACTCGGCCGTTAAGCCCGTCATCATTTTCAGTACCATTCTGCTCTCGCTGATTGGCGTACTGCTGGGCTTTACGATTTTCAACCAGACGTTTTCGGTAATCATGTCGGGCGTGGGAATTTTCGCTCTGGCGGGGATCGTGATTAAAAACGGTATCCTGTTGATTGAATTTACCGAAGAGCTTCGGCAACGGGGCTTCCCGCTCCGGCAAGCGATCATT